Proteins encoded in a region of the Pseudomonas sp. GOM7 genome:
- a CDS encoding MgtC/SapB family protein gives MDLAETLLATLKLELADLLQVEHLLRSSLRLLLAMLLGGLLGYERAVTGKAAGVRTHMLVCLGAAIFVMVLEQEGAASDAMSRVIQGVATGIGFLCAGTILKGNSLADVKGLTTAAGLWSSAAIGVAVGVGSEAIAVLATLLVWLVLRVIPQWVDSPHRNGNS, from the coding sequence ATGGATCTGGCTGAAACTCTGCTGGCCACCCTGAAACTGGAGCTGGCCGACCTGCTGCAGGTCGAGCACCTGCTACGCTCCAGCCTGCGCCTGTTGCTGGCCATGCTGCTGGGTGGCCTGCTCGGCTACGAGCGTGCGGTCACCGGCAAGGCCGCCGGGGTGCGCACGCACATGCTGGTGTGCCTGGGCGCGGCCATCTTCGTCATGGTGCTGGAGCAGGAAGGCGCCGCCAGCGATGCCATGAGCCGGGTGATCCAGGGTGTGGCCACTGGCATCGGTTTTCTCTGCGCTGGCACCATCCTCAAGGGCAACAGCCTGGCCGACGTGAAAGGCCTGACCACCGCCGCCGGGCTGTGGTCGTCGGCGGCCATCGGCGTGGCGGTCGGGGTTGGCAGCGAGGCCATCGCCGTGTTGGCGACGTTGCTGGTGTGGCTGGTGCTGCGGGTGATTCCGCAATGGGTGGATTCGCCGCACAGAAACGGCAACTCCTGA